The sequence below is a genomic window from Mycobacterium heidelbergense.
CGCTGCAGCGTGCCCGCGGTGGCCGCGGTGCGCGACACGGCCTCGAGCACGCGGAGGGAGGTGTCGCCGGCGGCGGCCAGCCCGGTCCAGGCGTCGCATTGGTCGTGCGCGACGCGCGTGAGCGCCGTGAAGCCGGAGCGGGCGGCCGTCAGGTCGGCCGGACGCTGGCGCTCGTAGACGGCGAGGCCGAGCGCGCGGCAGCACGTGGCGAACCGGCTGACGACGTCGCCGTCCACCCTGCCATCTGACCGAGAATTCACGGGCTGAGCTGCGAGCATGCCGGTGTCACCGCGTTCCACGGCCGCTTGTTCTCCCAAACGTAGTGTCCCCTAACCTAACCCGCCTGAAGTTAGCATTGCATAAGCTAACTGTCGAGGTGCCTGGGTCCGTCCGACTCACGATTCAGCTCCCGTTCCGATTCCGCTGTTGAGGGTGTTACGTGCGATCATTCGCCGCATTTTCGGATTTATGTCGAACCGCAAGCACTTTGCCAGTCTCCTCTCAGATTTAGCTCAGCGAAGCTTACTGAAAATCATTTTCATTATCAAACCGGGCCATGCCCCCAGGTGACCGGCGCCGGCCGGCGGGCCGCGCGGCACGGGACCGCTGCTCAACCGGGCCGAATGAGCCCCCGGCGGCACTGCCATCCACACCGGCGCGGGCCATGGCGGCGACTCCTTACCGATCACGCTGGACTTAACGGCCGCCGTGGGCCGCGGGGCGGCCTGACGACACGCTGGTAGTAGTCGGCGGACGGCGCGGAAAAGTTCCCGTCAAACGGGTTTTTGGTGGTGCCCGGATCGGCTTCTGATCAGGCCTTGATCGCGCTGACCAGGGTGTTGCGCGCGATCATCGGCCCGGCCTCGGTTTCCGGGCCCGGCAGCGGCCGGCCGACCTGGCGCAGGTAATCGGCAAGCGGGGTGCCGACGGCGGTCCAGCCTCGCCTGCCGAACCATTCGGCGGCGGGAGCGCACTGCTCGTTGTAGACCAGCTGGAAGAAGGGGCGCTCTTCGGTGCCTTCGGCCATCGCGGCCCGTTCCTCCTGGAGCTTGGCCTCGAATTCTTCCGGCGCAAGCGGGGCGCCGTCTTCGATCCCGACGTGACTGCCGTGGCCGGCCAGGCCGTCGATGCCGGTGAACAGCTGCTCCTGCGCGCTGGCCGGCAGATAGATCAGCAGACCTTCGGCGATCCACGCGGACGGCTTGGCCGCATCAAAGCCGCTGTCGCGCAAGGCTTGTGGCCAGTCCTCGCGAAGATCGACCGCGATCTCGCGGCGCTCGGCGCGCGGTTGGGCGCCGTGGCCGGTGAGCACCTCACGCTTGAAATCGAGGACCTGCGGACGGTCCAGCTCGAAGATCGTCGTCGCGGCCGGCCAGTCCAGCCGGTAGGCGCGGGAGTCCAGCCCGGCCGCCAGGATGACCACCTGCCGCACGCCGGCCGCGGCGGCCCGACGGAAGTATTCGTCGAAGTACTTGGTGCGAGCGCCCTGGAAGTTGACGAAATGCTCGCCGAAGTCGGCGCTCCTCAGCGGGTGGTCGGGTTCCTTGCCGTCGAGGACGTCGGCCGCGGGACCGCCGACGGCGCGGCAGAACAGCTCCGCGTACGGGTCGACGGCCAGCGGGTCGGGCTTCTGCGCCTCCAGCGCCCGCGCGGTCGCGACGAAGAGCGCGGTCGAACCGACGCTCGTTGTGATGTCCCAGGTATCGCCTTCGCTGCGCACCCGAACGACACTACCCGCCGGACCGTCGCCCCGAGGGGGCCGCCGCGGGCCGCGGTCGATCCGCGCAGATACGGAGCCGTCGGAGTGTTTTGACCGTAAGTACGGAGGAAACTCACAGCTGTTTCCGCACCTCGCGCCGGCCGAGCAGTCCTAAGCTGCGAGCACAGGATCTCTTCGGCCTCGGTGATTTCTCCTCGCCCGAAAGGCGGCGGGTTTCACTCGGAAGGAGCGCGGGATGACGTGGCGAGGTGTTCCCAGCGCTTTGGGCGGCAACGGGCCGGCGGCCACCGCGGCGGCGAAGCATCTCGTCACGCCGGGCTGACGATGACCGCGCCGGTCTGGATGGCGTTTCCGCCGGAGGTCCATTCGGCATTGCTGAGCAGCGGCCCCGGGCCGGGTGCGTTGCTGGCGGCCGCGGCGGCATGGAACTCGCTGAGTGCCGAATACGTCGCGGTGGCCGACGAACTCACCGCGATCGTGGCGGCCGTGCAGGGCGGGGCATGGGAGGGCCCCAGCGCCGAATCGTATGTGGCCGCCAACGCGCCCTATATAGCGTGGCTGCTCCGGAACGGCGCGGACAGCGCCGTGGTGGCCACCCAGCAGGAGACCGCCGCGACGGCCTACGTCTCCGCCCTGGCGGCGATGCCGACGCTGGTCGAGCTGGCCGCCAACCATGCCACCCACGCCGTGTTGTTGGCGACCAATTTCTTCGGCATCAACACCATTCCGATCGCGCTGAACGAGGCCGACTACGTGCGGATGTGGGTTCAGGCGGCCACCACGATGAGCACGTATCAGGTGGCTTCGACCGCGGCCGTGGCCGCGACGCCGCAGACCACCCCGGCGCCGCAAGTGGCGAAGTCCGATGCGGCGGCCAATCCGACGTCCGACTTGGAATCGAACATCGAGGCGTACCTGTATTCACAGCTGGTGCAATTTCAAACGGCCGAGAACCGTTTCGTCGATCAACTCATCTCCCAATACCTCGGCTACACGCACACCGGCGTCTTGCCGGCGCCGAAGGACCCCTTCACGGCGCAATATCCGACCGTGAGCGATTCCCAGGCATTGGCGAGCATCGAGGGTTATTACAACCAATATGTGCTCGCCGGTGGGCAGCTGACGGCGGGGAAGCCGCTGTCCTACGATCTGGGAAATGCTTTATTCTTCATCAACTACACGTTCGTCGACTTGCTGCCGGGAGACATCGGCGAGATTGCACATGGAAATATCTATCAGATATTTTCACTCGAGACGGCGGCCATCGTATTCTCATTCGTAAGCATGCGAATCAGCAACGTGCTCGAGATTATCAACGTCGGGCTTA
It includes:
- a CDS encoding class I SAM-dependent methyltransferase, encoding MRSEGDTWDITTSVGSTALFVATARALEAQKPDPLAVDPYAELFCRAVGGPAADVLDGKEPDHPLRSADFGEHFVNFQGARTKYFDEYFRRAAAAGVRQVVILAAGLDSRAYRLDWPAATTIFELDRPQVLDFKREVLTGHGAQPRAERREIAVDLREDWPQALRDSGFDAAKPSAWIAEGLLIYLPASAQEQLFTGIDGLAGHGSHVGIEDGAPLAPEEFEAKLQEERAAMAEGTEERPFFQLVYNEQCAPAAEWFGRRGWTAVGTPLADYLRQVGRPLPGPETEAGPMIARNTLVSAIKA